In one Paramormyrops kingsleyae isolate MSU_618 chromosome 18, PKINGS_0.4, whole genome shotgun sequence genomic region, the following are encoded:
- the atf5a gene encoding uncharacterized protein atf5a, whose protein sequence is MMATSVPLWKTLLVCPVDPLDLSPPQANHSQLQGRRGEEPEESQRLSGDGLTDWMTEEVDFSSYLPTPHSSPSPNSSLPPSPLQHDIQVPSDLEVMTSLLQEELAQLEDYFLSDSIPEKVGKLGKCDKIPSVVGPQSYYQLPYASYNSSQSESSPLLVTLATGELDLLSFCGGPIGRPKTPRHAPYNCSRPISNGRKRVSDGMRAGEGIENSIWSSKGNNSGSPEVTINGNYCCVEGEKFGKGYCVGGAVDIRKCTILPKEEKSCFMESTTNGEKMFGGYGFSGPLDVPHKKEDQLMYGAKEVSGSDDSMEMETFHESKSCDVAKAIPWKTETGEGCFLHATADAYHNFLGVVDESMRAGVVEVGHRHGGFHAGFLEDQSSKCHAEGLELGSSAGLPPQGLKEDPGTVTPEHDTAPLEVQNGERKQKKRDQNKTAAHRYRQRKRAELDSLEEQLHGLEGRNRELRDKAESVEREIQYVKDLLIEVYKARSQRLKQDTSA, encoded by the exons ATGATGGCGACATCGGTTCCTCTCTGGAAGACTCTCCTCGTCTGCCCGGTGGACCCCCTCGATCTCTCTCCCCCACAGGCTAACCACAGCCAATTgcaggggaggaggggggaggagccAGAGGAGAGCCAGCGCTTAAGTG GCGATGGTCTCACAGACTGGATGACGGAAGAAGTTGATTTTTCCTCTTACCTCCCTACCCCTcattcctctccctctcccaaTTCCTCCCTTCCCCCTTCGCCCCTTCAGCATGACATCCAGGTGCCGTCTGATTTGGAGGTCATGACCTCTCTACTGCAGGAGGAACTAGCTCAGTTGGAGGATTACTTCCTGTCGGACTCAATCCCCGAAAAAGTAGGAAAATTGGGAAAATGTGACAAAATTCCTTCAGTAGTGGGCCCCCAATCATACTACCAGTTGCCCTATGCTTCGTACAATTCTAGCCAATCAGAATCCAGCCCACTTCTTGTTACCCTGGCAACTGGGGAGCTAGACCTGCTGAGCTTTTGCGGCGGCCCCATTGGCCGACCCAAAACCCCTAGACATGCCCCTTACAACTGCAGTCGCCCTATTAGCAATGGTCGTAAGAgagtttctgatggtatgaggGCAGGGGAGGGAATAGAGAATAGTATCTGGAGTTCCAAAGGAAATAACTCAGGTAGCCCAGAGGTGACCATTAATGGGAACTACTGCTGTGTTGAGGGTGAAAAATTTGGGAAGGGATATTGTGTTGGTGGTGCGGTTGACATCAGAAAATGCACCATATTGCCAAAAGAGGAAAAAAGTTGTTTCATGGAAAGTACTACTAATGGTGAGAAGATGTTTGGAGGGTATGGTTTTAGTGGGCCACTGGATGTTCCACACAAGAAAGAAGACCAGTTGATGTATGGTGCAAAGGAGGTTAGCGGTAGCGATGACAGCATGGAAATGGAGACGTTTCATGAGAGCAAAAGTTGCGACGTGGCGAAAGCTATCCCTTGGAAGACCGAGACAGGTGAGGGTTGCTTTCTTCATGCCACGGCGGATGCCTACCACAATTTTCTGGGTGTGGTAGATGAGTCTATGAGGGCAGGGGTTGTGGAGGTAGGGCACCGGCATGGTGGGTTCCATGCTGGTTTCCTGGAAGACCAAAGCTCCAAGTGCCACGCTGAAGGTCTTGAGCTGGGGTCTTCTGCTGGCCTGCCACCACAAGGACTCAAGGAAGATCCTGGTACCGTCACGCCAGAGCATGACACTGCCCCGCTGGAAGTTCAAAATGGCGAGCGCAAGCAGAAGAAGAGAGACCAGAATAAGACTGCAGCTCACAG GTATCGCCAACGGAAGAGGGCCGAGCTGGACTCCCTGGAGGAGCAACTGCATGGGCTGGAAGGGCGGAACCGTGAGCTCCGGGACAAGGCGGAATCTGTCGAGAGAGAGATCCAGTATGTCAAGGACCTTCTTATCGAGGTCTACAAGGCCCGCAGCCAGCGGCTCAAGCAGGATACCAGCGCCTAA